ATTGTTCATGGAATCCCCTATATCTTCCAGCGAATCGACCAGCGTTCCGTCGAGATCGAAAATGACTCCATTGAACCTCATGATGCCTTCCTCCGGTTGTCGTCCCTTTTCCCTTCGTCTGATGGGAAGAAACTCCGACCATGAAGGTTTAGGGCGGCACATCTAGTTAAACCATAGAACTGTGGAGCTTTGAAACAATTAATGACAACAGCTGCAGGCCCCCTCTCTTAAGCGGGCACTCGCCCGCGCTTATCTCCCCCGGGGTATGTCCGTGGGTGGCCGGCGGTTCCAATTCCCGTCTGTTACACTTCTCCAGGATTTCTTGCCCCCCTTCATCGACCGGCAGGATGCTTACTGGCCTGCGACATCCTTATCCCGTAGCCAGGCCGTTTCGGCACATACCTTTGCTGCCGTGACGGCTGCTGCCTTAGTATCTACCAATTCAGAACGGCACGTTTCTTTCGGCAAACGCGTGTGTGGCTAACGGGAAAGAAAGGGGATTCCCTTCTCCTGTGGCAAAACACCTGAGAGGTGAAAACTCTTCTTTCTCGAAGTCCGGAAGAGCATTTCGGATTCGAAGGGGTATGAACATGGACAAAAAGAAGGGTCATTCGCCTAAAGATGGTGTCTCATTTTTCGGTCTTCTCTGCGTGATCATCATCGCGCTCGTTTTGTCGCCGGCGACCACGAGACCGGTATGGGCCGGGGTAGTCATCGACAACATCCGCACATTGGGCGTCGACCTCACCAGCGAAACACAGACAGGCGAAAACACAACGAACGCCACCGTGACCTCAACGGGGTCGGTTGCAACCTCAGGAACCCACGCCGTTTGGGCAGGCAGTGAAGGATGGAATGTCAGTGTTGAACCAGGGGGCAGTGTAACAAACAGCAAGAGCGGCTCGGGCAACAGCGCTATTCTGTTCAACACTCTGGGCGATGGCACCGGCACCGCTCTGCAAGGCACCGTCACGAACAGCGGGGACATCACGAGTTCCGGCACCGGCATCAAGATGGGAGGCGGCTCCGTCACCAACAACCAAACAGGCAAGATCACCAGCACAAACAACGCCATCGATACGACGGGCACGATCACCATCACCAACATCGGGTCCATTGAAAGCACCGCCGGCGATGCCATCCACCAGAATGACGAAACGGCCAACACGGTCGTGAACAACACCGGAACCATTAAGGCCACCGTCAGCGGAACAGAAAAGGCCGCCATATATATTAAGGGTAGCGGCACTACTGAAAATGCCGGACAGATCACAAGCAACGAAGGCAAAGGCATTTATTTCAAGACATCAGGCGCGGAGAACAAGGTCGTCAACAAGGAAGGTGGCACCATTTCCGGCGGGACATACGGTGTTATATCCGATCACGAACTTACGGTGGAAAACGCCGGAACGATCACGAGCAACGGCACCGGCATTTACACGGGGGGTGGTGGAACCGTCACCAACAGCGGGACCATAGCCGGAAACGGATCGAACGGAATTGCTGCCTGGGGCGAGACCAATACCGTCACGAACACCGGTGCTATCAGCGGGTATGTCAATGGCATTATCTCCGGCGGCTACGCCACCGTAGACAACTACGGCTCCATCACGGGAGATACGACGAGCGGCGTCTACCTGACAAAAGGGAAAGTCACAAACCATGCCGGATCGAAGATCTATTTGACAGATTCCGGAGCCGATTCGTCGGCTATCCTCTTTGCCGGTTATGGCGAAGTCGAGAATAGCGGCGAGATCAAGGGAACCGGCGGTATCCATTTCGGCGTGGACGGCAAGGTAACAAACAACGCCGGTGGGACCATCACGGGGACTGGCGGGTGGGGGATCATATTTGGCAACAGCGGCACGCTGATCAATCATGGCGCTATTGAAGGCGTGACCGGTGTCACTTTTAACATGTACAACAGCGGCGGCAGTGAAAGCATCAACGACACCCTCACCAACAGTGGCACGATCATCGGCACTGGCGGCACAGCGGTCGACATGAGCGTTGGGGACGATACCGCCAATCTGCTCAGCGGGTCTTCCATAACGGGCAACGTGGATGGAGGGGCCGGGACCGACACGGTCAACCTGACGGGTTCGGGAAACATCACGAACGGCATCCTTCTCAACTTCGAAACTATAGAGAAATCGGGCACGGGCACCTTCACTCTCGGGGGCGGCCTCTCGAGCGGAAATCACATATCCGTTTTCGGCGGCGTGATAAGGGCAAACGGAGCATTCGCCCATGAGGCGGGGGCCACCTACACGGTGGGTGCGGGCGCGGACGGGAACCTGGGCAAGATAAGCGCGGAAACCGCCACGATCAAAGGCGGCACCGTTGCCCTTGATACGGTGATCGGCGCCAGGGGTGGCACACACTCCATCGTTGGAACCGACTCGGGACTCACCGGCACCTACGATCTGTTCTCGGCCGCGACAGACTCCGACTACATTGCAGCGGCCCTCTCCTACGACGCAAACAACGCCTATATAACGCTCACATCAAACTTTGCTGGGGCGGCCCTCACGGAGAACCAGCAGGCTGTGGCCACATCCCTCGACGCAACCTACAGCACGGCATCGGGTGACATGCTCAACGTCTACGGGGCCATAAGCACCCTGAGTACTCCCGCCATACGCCTTGCCTACGACCAGATGGGCGGTGCAAGCCACACGGCGTTCGCCGCCATCGACGTCTACAGGGTGGCGAGTTTCTATCGAAACCTTTTCAGAAGCACCCCCTCCTCCCCAACCGGCACCTCCGTGACGGGGACCTACTTCCCTGCCCTGTTCGCGGCAAACACCGCCGTCACCTCCGACGCGGTTTCAGTTCCATCCGCAAAGATGAAAGGAAGAAGAGACGGTCCCTTTTTGCTCTGGATCAGGGGATACGAAGCGTCAGGGAACAGGGACGGCGATGACATAGCATCGAGGTATGATTTCACCATAGGAGGCACTGTCGCCGGCATCGAATACCGTGTCGGTCCCGCCATCCGAGCCGGTGCCGCCTTCGGATACTCGAGGACCAACGTTGACATGAAAGACCTTCAGGATTGCGGCAACGAGGACAGCTACCAGGGGTCCCTCTACGGCTCCTTCAC
This DNA window, taken from Syntrophorhabdus sp., encodes the following:
- a CDS encoding autotransporter domain-containing protein, whose protein sequence is MDKKKGHSPKDGVSFFGLLCVIIIALVLSPATTRPVWAGVVIDNIRTLGVDLTSETQTGENTTNATVTSTGSVATSGTHAVWAGSEGWNVSVEPGGSVTNSKSGSGNSAILFNTLGDGTGTALQGTVTNSGDITSSGTGIKMGGGSVTNNQTGKITSTNNAIDTTGTITITNIGSIESTAGDAIHQNDETANTVVNNTGTIKATVSGTEKAAIYIKGSGTTENAGQITSNEGKGIYFKTSGAENKVVNKEGGTISGGTYGVISDHELTVENAGTITSNGTGIYTGGGGTVTNSGTIAGNGSNGIAAWGETNTVTNTGAISGYVNGIISGGYATVDNYGSITGDTTSGVYLTKGKVTNHAGSKIYLTDSGADSSAILFAGYGEVENSGEIKGTGGIHFGVDGKVTNNAGGTITGTGGWGIIFGNSGTLINHGAIEGVTGVTFNMYNSGGSESINDTLTNSGTIIGTGGTAVDMSVGDDTANLLSGSSITGNVDGGAGTDTVNLTGSGNITNGILLNFETIEKSGTGTFTLGGGLSSGNHISVFGGVIRANGAFAHEAGATYTVGAGADGNLGKISAETATIKGGTVALDTVIGARGGTHSIVGTDSGLTGTYDLFSAATDSDYIAAALSYDANNAYITLTSNFAGAALTENQQAVATSLDATYSTASGDMLNVYGAISTLSTPAIRLAYDQMGGASHTAFAAIDVYRVASFYRNLFRSTPSSPTGTSVTGTYFPALFAANTAVTSDAVSVPSAKMKGRRDGPFLLWIRGYEASGNRDGDDIASRYDFTIGGTVAGIEYRVGPAIRAGAAFGYSRTNVDMKDLQDCGNEDSYQGSLYGSFTSTDKRWYVNAALGYSMNKYNMKRSLSFGTISRTARSSYDGSDISGHVESGYLLPFKAVSITPYVSFLALDSRRDGFTESGADALNLIGDSARTTSLQGSLGIGLAKEFVINKTFFLTPEISARWVHEFGDTNAVLDARFAGAPSGSFRVSSDTWARDSGVFSLGLTGRAGDAWNFFFAYDARVRSKEFAHAVTGGIRLRW